From a single Lewinella sp. LCG006 genomic region:
- a CDS encoding DUF6503 family protein yields MRYLYLVSLLLYLGACTSNTENTSSTEATDPVITDTARWVVEQAILQHGGAVLDTSLVRFTFRERAYTAARTGAAFLYEREYTNEEGQVIKDALSPKTFSRTINGEVAQLSEKDSSAYANSLNSVMYFAFLPYFLTDPAVQLEYQGVTNAFGQPHHELKVTFRADGGGKDFEDEYAYWFATDDFTLNYLAYNFLVNGGGARFREAYNARKVKGIVFQDYLNYKPQDEARRDILAFDDLFAKGQLDTLSRIDLEEVVVE; encoded by the coding sequence ATGCGATACTTATACCTTGTTTCCCTACTCCTTTATCTGGGAGCCTGTACTTCTAACACCGAGAATACTTCCTCCACTGAGGCAACCGATCCAGTCATCACCGACACCGCCCGTTGGGTGGTAGAACAGGCGATCCTGCAACACGGAGGTGCCGTTTTGGATACCAGCCTCGTTCGTTTTACTTTCCGGGAGCGAGCCTATACCGCAGCACGCACCGGTGCGGCGTTTTTGTACGAAAGGGAATATACCAATGAGGAAGGGCAAGTCATAAAAGATGCCCTCAGCCCGAAGACTTTTTCGCGTACCATCAACGGAGAGGTTGCCCAACTCTCTGAAAAAGACAGCTCGGCTTATGCCAACTCCCTCAATTCAGTCATGTACTTTGCTTTTCTGCCCTACTTTCTGACCGACCCCGCAGTACAACTGGAATACCAAGGGGTAACGAATGCTTTTGGACAACCTCATCACGAGTTGAAAGTTACTTTTCGCGCAGATGGCGGTGGAAAAGACTTTGAGGATGAGTACGCCTATTGGTTTGCTACCGATGATTTTACGCTGAATTATCTGGCATATAATTTTTTGGTCAACGGAGGGGGAGCACGGTTTCGGGAAGCCTATAATGCTCGAAAGGTAAAAGGCATTGTTTTTCAGGATTACCTCAACTACAAGCCCCAGGATGAGGCCCGCAGAGATATACTGGCGTTTGACGACCTTTTTGCGAAGGGCCAGCTGGATACGCTTTCGCGGATTGACTTAGAGGAAGTAGTGGTGGAGTAA